Proteins encoded by one window of Chiloscyllium plagiosum isolate BGI_BamShark_2017 unplaced genomic scaffold, ASM401019v2 scaf_7473, whole genome shotgun sequence:
- the LOC122548156 gene encoding uncharacterized protein LOC122548156, with product MEEIYEDYNLTTNTYEYYDDDEYPDNEDDQKVEEHRILPFIMTLVIVLGIAFSLIATLFICHFVKKKQVLPKVLVHRIMGERGKAYMDVNMESDESNLSEVKGLEKAPIVREVDQCDETQEEMTKSSDIFDVDRVNTEVNDGEPVNTDLDDPYAAKIDINGIDQRCPSQDNIEVEDSILEKTYDSCKTNSEPVTQICADNWGYDKPQVLFAL from the exons ATGGAAGAAATATATGAAGATTACAACTTGACGACTAACACTTACGAATACTATGATGATGATGAATACCCAGACAATGAGGACGACCAGAAGGTTGAGGAGCACCGAA tCCTTCCATTTATAATGACATTAGTAATTGTTCTCGGTATTGCCTTCTCGCTAATTGCAACACTGTTCATCTGTCATTTTGTTAAGAAGAAGCAAGTATTGCCCAAAGTTTTG GTTCATCGCATTATGGGTGAAAGGGGTAAAGCATACATGGATGTAAACATGGAATCTGATGAAAGCAACTTAAGTGAGGTGAAAGGATTGGAGAAGGCGCCTATTGTTCGTGAAGTTGACCAATGTGATGAGACACAAGAGGAAATGACCAAATCTTCAGACATCTTTGATGTTGACCGAGTTAATACCGAAGTGAATGATGGTGAACCAGtaaatactgacttggatgatCCATATGCAGCTAAAATTGATATCAATGGCATAGACCAAAGATGTCCTAGTCAGGACAACATTGAAGTAGAAGACAGCATTCTGGAGAAAACATATGATTCGTGTAAGACTAATTCTGAGCCGGTGACACAAATCTGTGCAGATAATTGGGGTTATGACAAACCTCAAGTACTGTTTGCACTTTAA